The following are encoded together in the Longimicrobium terrae genome:
- a CDS encoding type II secretion system F family protein yields MARQALSDEGQVQVTVLRPSFFSREWGPSRPKPASVVLFTRMTSSLLRSLTLQESLEVTRDDLGDPRMERVLWDVSVGVKRGRAFADALAEHPAAFDSVYVAAVRAGEQANLRDVLHMLAASQKRTQETRRKVAKGLAYPATVLGIGMLVTLVILYVVVPRFAKAVADAGAEAPLIMRVMLGASHVLRLVGPALLVAAVLALWLVVRAYRAGGGFRRRADGALLRVPVLGTLLRQAAIASWARLFAILYGSGTAVSAAVELAAETVGNLVLRSQIMAVARAHADGRPLWEEMRRVGIPPIATKMTRVGEEGGRLAEMMNELAEFYDEETSYSVEKLTSRLEPIAIVVIMIPIALLVGGVYALMTSSMQAVTG; encoded by the coding sequence GTGGCGCGCCAGGCCCTCTCGGACGAGGGCCAAGTACAGGTCACCGTGCTCCGTCCCTCGTTCTTTTCCCGCGAGTGGGGACCGTCCAGACCGAAGCCCGCCTCCGTCGTCCTCTTCACCCGCATGACCTCGTCGCTGCTCCGCAGCCTCACGCTGCAGGAGTCGCTGGAAGTCACGCGCGACGACCTGGGCGATCCGCGCATGGAGCGCGTCCTTTGGGACGTGAGCGTCGGAGTCAAGCGGGGGCGTGCGTTCGCGGACGCGCTGGCGGAGCATCCCGCGGCCTTTGATTCGGTCTATGTCGCGGCGGTGCGCGCGGGCGAGCAGGCCAACCTGCGGGACGTGCTGCACATGCTTGCGGCGAGCCAGAAACGGACGCAGGAAACCCGGCGCAAGGTCGCCAAGGGACTGGCGTATCCCGCCACAGTCCTCGGCATCGGCATGCTCGTGACGCTGGTCATCCTCTACGTGGTCGTGCCCCGCTTCGCCAAGGCCGTCGCCGATGCAGGCGCCGAAGCACCGCTCATCATGCGCGTCATGCTGGGCGCGAGCCACGTACTCCGGCTGGTCGGGCCGGCGCTGCTGGTGGCCGCCGTGCTTGCCCTGTGGCTCGTGGTCCGTGCGTACCGCGCGGGCGGCGGATTTCGGCGGCGCGCGGACGGTGCGTTGCTCCGCGTCCCCGTGCTGGGCACACTTCTGCGCCAGGCGGCGATCGCTTCATGGGCGCGGCTCTTCGCGATTCTGTACGGGAGCGGGACCGCCGTCTCAGCGGCGGTCGAACTTGCCGCCGAGACCGTCGGAAACCTCGTGCTCCGGAGCCAGATCATGGCGGTCGCACGCGCGCACGCAGACGGGCGGCCGCTGTGGGAGGAGATGCGCCGGGTGGGCATTCCGCCCATCGCGACGAAGATGACCCGGGTCGGAGAAGAGGGGGGCCGGCTTGCCGAGATGATGAACGAGTTGGCGGAGTTCTACGACGAGGAAACGTCGTACTCCGTTGAGAAGCTGACGAGCAGGCTGGAGCCGATCGCGATCGTGGTGATCATGATCCCCATCGCGCTGCTGGTCGGGGGCGTGTACGCGCTTATGACCTCGTCGATGCAGGCGGTGACAGGATGA
- a CDS encoding HD-GYP domain-containing protein codes for MSVLRRAFGPRTSHLAALRVDLLRVDRTLLRGADPAAGLALAARLATGGDPDPHHGTRVGSLAVRLSGQLGWTASAARQLGAAAALHDIGKHALPRSLLEEPGPLSARQRAQLVLHTQAATWLLGGLVHPVLQLAATVGRSHHERWDGLGYPDRTAGIATPLPARIVAVCDVWDALTHPRPYRPAFPESQARIAVQSMAGTALDPELAAALLALDPPCETISPSSAP; via the coding sequence ATGAGCGTGCTCCGCCGTGCGTTCGGCCCGCGCACTTCCCATCTCGCGGCGCTACGCGTCGACCTCCTGCGCGTCGACCGAACGCTGCTGCGCGGCGCGGACCCCGCCGCCGGGCTCGCCCTGGCCGCCCGCCTGGCAACCGGCGGCGATCCCGACCCCCACCATGGCACCCGCGTCGGGTCGCTCGCCGTCCGCCTGTCCGGCCAGCTGGGGTGGACCGCGTCCGCCGCCCGGCAGCTGGGCGCGGCGGCGGCGCTCCACGACATCGGCAAGCACGCGCTCCCCCGCTCACTTCTGGAAGAGCCGGGCCCCCTCAGTGCGCGACAGCGAGCCCAGCTGGTGCTGCACACCCAGGCGGCCACGTGGCTCCTGGGCGGCCTCGTCCACCCGGTGCTCCAGCTCGCCGCCACCGTGGGACGGAGCCACCACGAGCGCTGGGACGGCCTCGGCTACCCGGACAGGACCGCGGGGATCGCCACGCCGCTTCCCGCCCGCATCGTCGCCGTGTGCGACGTCTGGGACGCACTGACCCACCCGCGCCCGTACCGCCCCGCGTTTCCTGAGTCCCAGGCCCGTATCGCGGTGCAGTCGATGGCGGGAACCGCGCTCGACCCCGAGCTGGCCGCCGCCCTCCTTGCTCTGGACCCTCCATGCGAAACCATTTCTCCCTCGTCAGCCCCGTGA
- a CDS encoding type II secretion system F family protein: MLVAGAVALWVGVNAYRAGGGFPAACEPGGASRTRARKLLRGQEAIASWARFFAILYGSGTPVSDSVELSAQTLRNIVIQDRMTEVARAHAQGCPLWEEMRRVGLPPIATKMTRVGEEGPVSRMMQELT; this comes from the coding sequence CTGCTCGTTGCAGGTGCGGTTGCCCTGTGGGTCGGAGTCAATGCGTATCGCGCCGGAGGTGGGTTCCCGGCGGCGTGTGAACCGGGCGGTGCTTCGCGTACCCGTGCTCGTAAACTTCTTCGTGGCCAGGAGGCGATCGCATCGTGGGCGCGCTTCTTCGCGATTCTTTACGGAAGCGGGACGCCGGTATCTGATTCCGTCGAGCTTTCTGCCCAGACTCTAAGAAACATCGTTATCCAGGACCGTATGACGGAGGTCGCACGCGCGCACGCACAGGGGTGTCCACTGTGGGAGGAGATGCGCCGGGTGGGCCTTCCGCCCATTGCGACAAAGATGACGCGGGTCGGAGAAGAGGGGCCGGTTAGCCGAATGATGCAGGAGTTGACGTAG
- a CDS encoding lytic transglycosylase domain-containing protein, giving the protein MRNHFSLVSPVTGAAALLLVSMPLYTAAAFRAESPEPTPPSRAATGKALTNPPRRTPVPEPGRALRAARARLEQTGRGPAAEVDRWAIGLATEPETSRAALARFGTYRPLIEDALRRHGLPLDLAFVPWVESEWRSGATSRAGAAGVWQLMAPTARGYGLEVSEYVDERRDPVRATEAAVRHLADLHRSTGDWHWTLAAYNAGLGRARAGRASFWRERRRLPRETRAYVPRVLAAARVGREPGAWGIQAPPAAPLRFREVWTPGDTPLDHVAARIGAPPARLRELNPHLVRGRTPPGRAWRVRIPAGPLPGPAAVSGGRR; this is encoded by the coding sequence ATGCGAAACCATTTCTCCCTCGTCAGCCCCGTGACGGGAGCCGCGGCACTGCTCCTTGTCAGCATGCCCCTGTATACCGCCGCCGCCTTTCGGGCGGAATCTCCGGAGCCCACTCCCCCTTCCCGCGCAGCCACAGGCAAGGCGCTAACGAATCCCCCGCGGCGCACGCCGGTCCCGGAGCCCGGACGCGCGCTCCGCGCCGCGCGGGCCCGCCTCGAACAGACCGGGCGCGGGCCGGCGGCCGAGGTGGACCGCTGGGCGATCGGGCTGGCGACCGAGCCGGAGACGAGCCGGGCGGCGCTCGCGCGGTTCGGGACCTATCGGCCCCTGATCGAGGACGCGCTCCGCCGCCATGGCCTGCCGCTCGACCTGGCCTTCGTCCCGTGGGTGGAATCGGAATGGCGGAGCGGGGCGACGAGCCGGGCGGGAGCCGCGGGGGTCTGGCAGCTGATGGCGCCGACCGCGCGCGGATACGGCCTGGAGGTCTCCGAGTACGTCGACGAGCGGCGGGACCCCGTGCGCGCCACCGAGGCCGCGGTCCGCCACCTGGCCGACCTCCACCGCTCGACCGGCGACTGGCACTGGACGCTCGCCGCCTACAACGCGGGGCTCGGCCGGGCGCGGGCTGGACGCGCCTCCTTCTGGCGCGAGCGCCGGCGGCTGCCGCGGGAGACGCGCGCCTACGTGCCCCGGGTGCTCGCCGCCGCGCGTGTGGGCCGCGAGCCCGGCGCGTGGGGAATTCAGGCGCCCCCCGCGGCGCCGCTCCGCTTTCGGGAAGTCTGGACCCCCGGGGATACGCCCCTCGACCACGTCGCCGCCCGGATCGGCGCGCCGCCCGCGCGGCTGCGCGAGCTGAACCCGCACCTGGTCCGCGGACGGACGCCCCCGGGCCGGGCGTGGCGAGTCAGGATCCCCGCCGGGCCGCTCCCCGGCCCGGCGGCAGTGAGCGGGGGCCGCCGATGA
- a CDS encoding tetratricopeptide repeat protein: MTNPAQTDRSEVWQLIHAMAALSGAELEDFGVRVASMAAGVTLRHRGVGLKGNPQGHTIDAYSDDGVVGAQFGTEAGYFDSLNKPKADLAQIRKQVPSVTRVYLMSSRTATAARQLELVAWEIESAAQGITLHVFDAARVAEFILNTVMEQEAAFESIVDFLEPLRYLRDLRPASHRLPPLAEGFVAREDVVRDFITRLDIHRVGLLWGMSGIGKSQLAIAVANDPWRAFDSKVWARNTPLQSAADLQAVDVTGRGIRHNLLGMIRSRSCLVILDDPQLDLPLDLLLEQVRDKCGDEARVIVTSQRGSDAPYSVHVPFMDTTEARRVLERGAAPCPDDAFHTIQQAVGGHPMALRLLNALYRPGRSWYDVAEEAHRIGNLADDERSIRLADRVIADRRAVLQEPLAFFQWCRSPRLHSGLLQAVAGLQAIDRLPSLGLASTDQPDTIRLHDIVWTSLSELDPPLVASERDFEAKVDSYVRRLARHESGSLAANHLARVHQALFARLVFGDRPRDGHLYAWLHHRGPGEEMARRLPDALAFAKRVAAGEGDHFTVQTAVELAEATVKVSTTKDATPDVAHLLAPFDEMLASDQVDKLARVRVRHHRAKALKRLRRPIEAIHELEAIVGELGEEATPATVRLLLARTLAELKPHDEIDPGERPREMLHRLLDDAREHPGNVSDSVILAIAELLRWRSVEAGQFLNQFGDLFEEKIVSASQRGLEQGALAFAGVAAKWRDTDPARFWRIFGSLPLPAASDLHDRSEIEAWGEILSNAADHDAADREELLNHSLAFFSRSPSRYARTHRADVLRRLNRAAEAQSVLKALLQESPPPRDRAWALFRLGETHAMLGNTAEVQSCCTEAMAQVEPGSRDWKHFRTWLDAQPGTQVD; encoded by the coding sequence ATGACAAACCCCGCGCAGACAGACCGTAGCGAAGTCTGGCAACTCATCCACGCGATGGCGGCGCTCTCGGGCGCCGAACTGGAGGACTTCGGCGTGCGAGTCGCGAGCATGGCCGCAGGCGTGACGCTCCGGCATCGTGGCGTTGGGCTGAAGGGCAACCCGCAGGGGCACACGATCGACGCGTACTCCGATGATGGCGTCGTAGGAGCTCAGTTCGGTACGGAGGCCGGTTATTTCGACAGCCTCAACAAGCCGAAGGCCGATCTCGCCCAGATCAGGAAACAGGTTCCCTCGGTGACTCGCGTCTACCTGATGAGCTCGCGAACCGCCACTGCAGCGCGTCAGCTCGAATTGGTAGCGTGGGAGATTGAGTCCGCCGCACAGGGCATCACCCTGCACGTGTTCGACGCCGCACGGGTCGCGGAGTTCATCCTGAACACCGTGATGGAGCAGGAAGCGGCTTTCGAGAGCATCGTTGATTTCCTGGAACCTCTCAGGTACCTGCGCGATCTCCGCCCGGCGTCACACCGGCTACCTCCCCTCGCTGAGGGCTTTGTGGCTCGTGAGGACGTCGTCCGTGACTTCATCACTCGTCTTGATATCCACCGGGTCGGCCTCCTCTGGGGGATGAGCGGGATCGGAAAAAGCCAGCTCGCGATCGCGGTGGCGAACGACCCGTGGAGAGCGTTCGATTCAAAAGTATGGGCGCGAAACACCCCGCTTCAGAGCGCCGCCGATCTCCAAGCCGTCGATGTCACCGGCAGGGGAATTCGTCATAACCTGCTCGGGATGATTCGCTCGCGGTCCTGTCTCGTGATCCTCGACGATCCCCAGCTGGATCTTCCGTTGGACCTCTTGCTAGAACAGGTCCGCGACAAGTGCGGCGACGAAGCGCGGGTGATCGTGACGTCTCAGCGAGGGAGCGACGCCCCGTATTCCGTCCACGTTCCGTTCATGGACACCACGGAGGCGAGGCGCGTACTGGAGCGCGGGGCAGCTCCCTGCCCTGACGACGCTTTCCATACGATTCAGCAGGCGGTGGGTGGCCATCCCATGGCGCTCCGGCTACTCAACGCCCTATACCGGCCGGGACGCTCGTGGTATGACGTTGCGGAGGAAGCGCACCGGATCGGCAATCTCGCCGACGACGAGCGCTCAATCCGGCTGGCGGACCGAGTCATCGCGGATCGGCGTGCAGTGCTCCAGGAACCGCTGGCATTCTTCCAGTGGTGCCGATCGCCCCGGCTTCACTCCGGGCTCCTGCAGGCCGTCGCCGGCCTGCAGGCGATTGATCGTTTGCCGTCGCTGGGACTCGCTTCCACGGATCAGCCCGACACAATTCGCCTGCATGACATCGTCTGGACGAGCCTCTCGGAGCTAGACCCCCCGCTGGTGGCGTCGGAGCGAGACTTCGAAGCGAAGGTGGACAGCTACGTACGGCGGCTGGCGAGACACGAGAGCGGATCGTTGGCGGCGAATCATCTCGCGCGTGTCCACCAAGCGCTGTTCGCGCGGCTGGTGTTCGGCGACCGCCCCCGCGACGGGCATCTTTATGCTTGGCTTCACCACCGAGGCCCTGGCGAAGAGATGGCACGCCGGCTCCCCGACGCCCTCGCCTTTGCCAAGCGAGTCGCGGCGGGTGAAGGGGATCACTTCACCGTCCAGACCGCCGTCGAGCTTGCGGAGGCGACGGTGAAGGTCTCGACCACCAAGGACGCCACACCCGATGTCGCCCATCTCCTCGCGCCCTTCGACGAGATGCTCGCAAGCGATCAGGTTGACAAACTCGCGAGAGTCCGAGTGCGCCACCACCGTGCAAAGGCACTCAAACGGCTGCGAAGACCGATTGAAGCAATCCACGAACTCGAGGCCATCGTGGGGGAGTTGGGCGAAGAAGCCACGCCAGCGACTGTGCGCCTTCTGCTGGCTCGGACGCTGGCGGAACTGAAGCCGCATGACGAGATCGATCCGGGTGAGCGGCCCAGAGAGATGCTTCACCGCCTCTTAGATGACGCGCGTGAGCACCCTGGGAACGTGAGTGACTCTGTCATTCTCGCTATCGCCGAGCTCCTTCGCTGGCGGAGCGTAGAGGCAGGGCAGTTCCTCAACCAGTTCGGTGACCTCTTCGAGGAGAAGATCGTTAGCGCCTCCCAGCGAGGACTCGAACAGGGAGCTCTGGCCTTCGCAGGCGTGGCGGCCAAATGGCGCGACACCGATCCGGCGCGTTTCTGGAGGATCTTTGGATCGCTGCCACTACCCGCAGCAAGCGACCTGCACGATCGCAGTGAAATCGAAGCTTGGGGAGAGATCCTGAGCAACGCGGCGGATCACGATGCGGCTGACCGGGAAGAGCTGTTGAATCATTCGCTCGCGTTCTTCTCGCGCTCGCCCTCCCGCTACGCGAGGACACACCGGGCCGACGTTCTGCGCCGCCTGAACCGGGCGGCCGAAGCACAGAGTGTCCTGAAAGCACTTCTACAAGAATCCCCCCCACCGAGGGATCGGGCTTGGGCGCTGTTTCGGCTGGGGGAGACTCATGCCATGCTGGGCAACACAGCAGAAGTCCAATCGTGCTGCACGGAGGCGATGGCGCAGGTCGAGCCCGGCTCGCGGGACTGGAAGCACTTCAGAACGTGGTTGGACGCGCAACCAGGGACACAGGTGGACTAG
- a CDS encoding type II secretion system protein, translating into MKDTEKEKGRRMRDLPRGREGFTMVELMIVVVVIAILATAMGFASTKLIGNSIDANMKSDAKSLHTALVEHYVDYNRFPSSIAASTGTASATTMLFDASEGNVLAVAAGGTATQVTINVTNPKKPGYTCSITARPSGTARPVCV; encoded by the coding sequence ATGAAGGACACGGAAAAGGAGAAGGGCCGGCGCATGCGGGACCTGCCGCGCGGGCGCGAAGGCTTCACCATGGTCGAGCTGATGATCGTCGTGGTCGTCATCGCGATCCTGGCGACCGCGATGGGCTTCGCGTCCACGAAGCTGATCGGCAACTCGATCGACGCCAACATGAAGTCCGACGCCAAGTCGCTGCACACGGCGCTGGTCGAGCATTACGTGGACTACAACCGCTTCCCGTCCTCGATCGCGGCGAGCACCGGAACGGCCAGCGCGACTACCATGCTGTTCGACGCCAGCGAGGGCAACGTGCTGGCCGTCGCCGCCGGCGGGACCGCCACGCAGGTGACGATCAACGTCACCAATCCGAAGAAGCCGGGCTACACCTGCAGCATCACGGCGCGCCCGTCGGGGACGGCGCGGCCGGTTTGCGTGTAG
- a CDS encoding UPF0489 family protein — protein MHVLDLDLDFFLDCAPSRHPEGLRLDTEEGESLYTPWDEESFRRFLTTACGLSTERKTPGRVVRHHDEAFYCWRELIRRELLKTPFVISHVDSHSDLGMGDTSHVYIMGELLHRPVEQRWVPDRTKVTPGSYLSYVAACRWPSRIEFVRHPSHHEDRPPHWFRDHDLSTDLLELQCCDLADMQWRASHGGNPSRSRPLWLEPPIPVVFSDYCWDYRVPEPVDFVVLAQSPDYTPTAADHLISVFREYIVED, from the coding sequence GTGCACGTCCTCGACCTCGACCTGGATTTCTTCCTAGACTGCGCGCCGTCGCGTCACCCAGAGGGCCTGCGATTGGACACGGAGGAGGGCGAGTCGCTCTACACCCCGTGGGATGAGGAGTCGTTCCGGAGGTTTCTCACGACCGCCTGTGGGCTGTCTACGGAACGCAAGACGCCTGGTCGCGTCGTGCGCCATCACGACGAGGCGTTCTACTGCTGGCGAGAGCTGATTCGGAGGGAACTTCTCAAGACGCCCTTCGTCATTTCACACGTGGATAGTCACTCGGACTTGGGGATGGGCGACACGTCCCATGTCTACATCATGGGTGAGCTGCTTCACCGCCCCGTAGAGCAACGATGGGTTCCGGACAGGACAAAAGTGACGCCGGGGAGTTACCTGTCGTACGTCGCCGCATGCCGTTGGCCTTCCCGCATCGAGTTCGTTCGGCATCCCAGTCATCACGAAGACCGGCCCCCTCACTGGTTCCGTGATCACGATCTTTCGACAGATCTTCTCGAACTCCAGTGCTGTGACCTCGCCGACATGCAGTGGCGCGCCTCTCATGGCGGCAATCCTTCGAGATCCAGACCACTGTGGCTGGAGCCCCCGATCCCTGTGGTTTTCTCCGACTACTGCTGGGACTATCGGGTACCGGAACCGGTCGACTTCGTCGTCCTTGCACAGTCTCCCGATTACACGCCGACCGCAGCGGACCACCTCATCTCAGTATTCCGCGAATACATCGTAGAAGACTGA
- a CDS encoding GspE/PulE family protein, whose amino-acid sequence MTRPGRQDAAVEWLRARGMLSDGDVGQAEAARAADPGRPELLDHLIGAGAVSRGDAHAALAAVFRGERVVHLGDDHPRSSEVETLLAPEVARRLGAVPLARSGRFVEIAVCDPYDLGVRAELEGALGEGVQPQIVLADAHAIYGRIADGALRGDGGAEEVLDVGDLTQRAASEAGPRGGGGDGSVDRRVRESAVSQLTDRILNDAVRQGASDIHIEFFPGYGWVRFRLDGVLREWAKLPAELEKDLVGHIKARAVGMDSVNRLSPQDGRLTMHASGRGGASRAVEFRVSTIPTVTGEKAVLRVLDRNTQSLSLADLGFTGASLDTLLRAIHQAWGMVLVTGPTGSGKSTTLYSMLAALARPEVNIITIEDPVERRIPMVTQVPIRRAEDQKTSLTYASILRYLLRQDPNILMIGEIRDRETAETAVRAAMTGHLLLSTLHTNDAPSAVSRLLDMGVEPYNVAGTVRLVIAQRLVRRICGACQEPCDPDPAMLSLAGVEPRRMASITFVRGRGCDACGGTGYRGRVGIFEMLEVDEPIRRLIAQGRSDREIQAAALANHMQPLRQAGWARIRAGETTLEEILKET is encoded by the coding sequence ATGACCCGCCCGGGGCGGCAGGACGCGGCGGTGGAGTGGCTCCGCGCGCGGGGCATGCTCTCCGACGGGGACGTCGGCCAGGCGGAGGCCGCGCGGGCCGCGGACCCCGGCAGGCCCGAGCTCCTCGACCACCTGATCGGCGCGGGCGCCGTCAGCCGGGGCGACGCGCACGCCGCGCTCGCGGCCGTCTTCCGCGGCGAGAGGGTGGTGCACCTGGGGGATGACCACCCCCGCTCCTCCGAGGTGGAAACCCTTCTGGCGCCGGAGGTGGCGCGGAGGCTGGGCGCGGTTCCGCTCGCCCGGTCGGGCCGCTTCGTCGAGATCGCCGTCTGCGACCCGTACGATCTCGGTGTGAGAGCGGAACTGGAGGGGGCGCTCGGAGAGGGGGTTCAGCCGCAGATCGTCCTCGCGGACGCCCACGCCATCTACGGGCGGATCGCGGACGGCGCTCTCCGCGGGGACGGCGGCGCCGAAGAGGTGCTGGACGTCGGGGATCTCACCCAGCGCGCCGCGAGCGAGGCGGGTCCGCGCGGCGGCGGCGGCGACGGCTCGGTCGACCGGCGCGTGCGGGAATCGGCCGTCTCGCAGCTGACCGACCGGATTCTGAATGACGCGGTGCGCCAGGGCGCGAGCGACATCCACATCGAGTTCTTTCCCGGCTACGGCTGGGTGCGCTTCCGCCTGGACGGGGTGCTCCGGGAGTGGGCCAAGCTGCCGGCGGAGCTCGAGAAGGACCTGGTCGGGCACATCAAGGCGCGGGCGGTCGGGATGGACAGCGTCAACCGCCTGTCGCCCCAGGACGGCCGGCTCACGATGCACGCGTCCGGCCGGGGGGGCGCAAGCCGCGCGGTGGAGTTCCGGGTTTCGACGATCCCGACGGTGACGGGAGAAAAGGCGGTGCTCCGGGTGCTGGACCGGAACACCCAGTCGCTCTCCTTGGCCGACCTCGGCTTCACGGGGGCGAGCCTGGACACCCTCCTGCGCGCGATCCATCAGGCGTGGGGGATGGTGCTCGTGACCGGCCCCACGGGGTCGGGGAAATCCACCACGCTGTACAGCATGCTCGCCGCGCTCGCCCGCCCCGAGGTCAACATCATTACCATCGAGGATCCGGTGGAGCGGCGGATTCCCATGGTTACGCAGGTGCCCATCCGCCGGGCGGAGGACCAGAAGACGAGCCTCACGTACGCGTCGATCCTCCGCTACCTCCTCCGGCAGGACCCGAACATCCTGATGATCGGCGAGATCCGTGACCGCGAAACCGCCGAAACGGCGGTGCGGGCCGCGATGACCGGGCACCTGCTGCTCTCCACGCTTCACACCAACGACGCGCCCTCCGCGGTTTCCCGGCTCCTGGACATGGGCGTCGAGCCCTACAACGTGGCCGGCACGGTCCGCCTGGTGATCGCGCAGCGCCTGGTGCGCCGGATCTGCGGCGCGTGCCAGGAGCCCTGTGATCCCGATCCCGCGATGCTGTCCCTGGCCGGGGTGGAGCCCCGGCGGATGGCGAGCATCACGTTCGTTCGCGGCCGCGGCTGCGACGCCTGCGGCGGCACGGGCTACCGGGGCCGGGTCGGGATCTTCGAGATGCTGGAGGTCGACGAGCCCATCCGGCGGCTGATCGCACAGGGGCGCTCCGACCGGGAGATCCAGGCGGCCGCGCTCGCCAACCACATGCAGCCCCTCCGGCAGGCGGGGTGGGCGCGAATCCGAGCGGGGGAAACCACGCTCGAAGAGATCCTCAAGGAGACGTGA
- a CDS encoding tetratricopeptide repeat protein: MGVSVPNPPEDDPHADAVWAETQADVLLLEARAAAAGGDLPRATSLVESVLVRSSLREPDAAEAWDLKLEIAVIEGDAARAEAAVDQLASRMPIGEARQRIRMVWVRHRADAVWENALLERAEAAFARRVPPSPKPEDPRPASSVRRLLDAIGADEEDDDLDDPGTPDAESAALFYGEPALYTADELRSPIAGERVQALLEEDEDDGEGLPLLAGTELALRGTDEIHRVIAEHPGASGRELLRRYAQEQARRTSPAELQHSYDMGVEFFGQEQFEEAAHLLLPVASIDNPERIGALELLARSLFELGRLPQAEAYLKEAVPLGRKLADPAYAPLFYWLGKISEEKGDPGGAVPYYASALQLAPDLVEAKRRLQTLLAL, translated from the coding sequence ATGGGAGTGTCCGTCCCGAATCCCCCCGAAGATGATCCGCACGCGGACGCGGTCTGGGCCGAAACCCAGGCCGACGTCCTCCTCCTCGAGGCCCGTGCCGCCGCGGCGGGCGGCGATCTCCCCCGGGCCACGAGCCTGGTGGAGAGCGTCCTTGTACGTTCTTCCCTGCGGGAGCCGGACGCCGCCGAGGCGTGGGACCTGAAGCTGGAGATCGCGGTGATCGAGGGAGACGCCGCCCGCGCCGAGGCGGCGGTCGACCAACTGGCGTCCCGGATGCCGATCGGGGAGGCGCGCCAGCGGATCCGGATGGTGTGGGTGCGCCACCGCGCGGACGCCGTCTGGGAGAATGCACTGCTGGAACGGGCCGAGGCGGCGTTCGCCCGGAGAGTGCCCCCCTCGCCGAAGCCGGAGGACCCCCGGCCGGCATCGTCCGTCCGGCGCCTGCTGGATGCGATCGGTGCGGACGAGGAGGACGACGATCTTGATGATCCCGGCACTCCGGACGCGGAGTCCGCCGCGCTCTTCTATGGAGAGCCGGCGCTCTATACCGCCGACGAGCTCCGCTCCCCGATCGCGGGTGAGCGGGTGCAGGCGCTGCTCGAAGAGGACGAGGACGACGGGGAAGGGCTTCCGCTTCTCGCGGGGACCGAGCTCGCCCTGCGGGGAACGGACGAGATCCACCGCGTGATCGCGGAGCATCCGGGGGCCAGCGGCCGGGAGCTGCTGCGCCGGTACGCGCAGGAGCAGGCCCGGCGCACCTCGCCCGCCGAACTCCAGCACTCGTACGACATGGGGGTCGAGTTCTTCGGGCAGGAGCAGTTCGAGGAAGCGGCGCACCTGCTCCTCCCGGTCGCCTCGATCGACAATCCCGAGCGGATCGGTGCGCTCGAGCTTCTCGCCCGGTCCCTGTTCGAGCTGGGTCGTCTTCCGCAGGCGGAGGCGTACCTGAAGGAGGCCGTTCCCCTGGGACGCAAGCTGGCGGACCCCGCCTACGCGCCCCTCTTCTACTGGCTGGGCAAGATCAGCGAGGAGAAGGGCGATCCGGGGGGCGCGGTTCCTTACTATGCTTCCGCCCTGCAGCTCGCGCCGGACCTGGTCGAGGCGAAGCGCCGGCTCCAGACCCTGCTTGCGCTGTGA